One Desulfovibrio fairfieldensis genomic window carries:
- a CDS encoding ComEC/Rec2 family competence protein, protein MRHPPLQAPLLWQVYLGFWIAGVAAAVWPLPALCCALLLALADKRLWRGARLTLAVTLVLGGLAVARWQLAPPDPAADAAPVRLAADADKAPARFCGRVRDVQDLPDQRLRLLLERVHPAGSSTTAVLPGLVAWTWEAPLFRPLAGQEICLNRRPRPMHGFADVGLADREIWWAARNVYWRLWSRGERGEPKASGRGTPAARWREELRHAFLSALLPEGQTEHQAKILTADAATPELPQGKAILPALLFGDRRYLTQNTLDNFAAATLAHSLALSGQHLAVAGLLGLLCVLAAVRLRPSLYLRQPRVVLAVAAACPPALAYLWLGNAPASLLRAVCMLFILAFWLARGRARTTLDVLCAALLCICLVAPLSILDTGLQLSALCVAVIGLALPWLRRVLPPSAHKAESPRRRAIHGLGRWLARILLISLLIQIALLPLNLLLFGNAGFWFPLNVLWLPVAGLVVLPGAALGLLLAGAGLDGTARLVLDLAALPCQWLTDGLAGLNALGLLHNPVLLRPHWTALPAFAALLAALACLAGRGKASPSGKEAARRLLLAGLALLCVGPLLRLEGRFSGDTRLDVLDVGQGQALALRAPGHLRLLLDGGGSASPRFDPGKALVGPVLAYNDAPRLSAVVSSHPDLDHLGGLFYLLEDFQVAALFHNGREAAGQHGPMWRELRQSLAGRILAEGDVLIVGDPALGLRLEVLHPPRAADEKEATAWTGNEASLILRLTRHGQGLALFTGDAERRSLRRLLASGRDLRAQVLLAPHHGSDRSFLAAFYKAVQPELVLASCGFQNRYNYPGSRLRAWLARHGIPLLHTGESGQIRVSWPWTGPMRVRAVRPGG, encoded by the coding sequence ATGCGCCACCCGCCCCTGCAAGCGCCACTGCTCTGGCAAGTCTATCTCGGCTTCTGGATCGCGGGCGTGGCGGCGGCGGTCTGGCCCTTGCCCGCCCTGTGTTGCGCCCTGCTGCTGGCCCTGGCGGACAAACGCCTTTGGCGCGGTGCCCGGCTGACCCTGGCTGTGACTCTGGTTCTGGGCGGTCTGGCCGTGGCCCGCTGGCAGCTTGCGCCGCCGGACCCGGCAGCCGACGCGGCTCCCGTCCGGCTGGCGGCGGATGCGGACAAAGCCCCGGCGCGGTTCTGCGGCCGGGTGCGGGACGTACAGGACCTGCCGGATCAACGTCTGCGCCTGTTGCTGGAGCGGGTCCACCCCGCCGGAAGTTCCACCACCGCTGTTCTGCCGGGCCTTGTGGCCTGGACCTGGGAAGCCCCCCTTTTCCGCCCCCTGGCCGGACAGGAAATCTGTCTGAACCGCCGCCCGCGTCCCATGCATGGCTTTGCCGACGTGGGCCTCGCCGACCGGGAAATATGGTGGGCCGCGCGAAACGTATATTGGCGGCTCTGGAGCCGGGGTGAACGCGGCGAACCAAAAGCCTCCGGCCGGGGCACGCCGGCGGCCCGCTGGCGCGAGGAACTGCGACATGCGTTTTTAAGCGCGCTCCTGCCTGAGGGACAGACGGAACATCAGGCAAAAATCCTGACGGCGGATGCCGCGACCCCGGAACTGCCGCAGGGCAAGGCCATCCTGCCGGCTCTGCTGTTCGGGGACCGCCGATATCTGACGCAAAACACCCTGGACAATTTCGCCGCCGCCACCCTGGCGCACAGTCTGGCGCTTTCCGGCCAGCATCTGGCCGTGGCCGGGCTGCTGGGCCTGCTCTGCGTGCTGGCCGCCGTCCGCCTTCGTCCGTCCCTGTATCTCCGGCAGCCGCGCGTGGTCCTGGCCGTGGCCGCGGCCTGTCCGCCCGCCCTGGCCTATCTCTGGCTGGGCAACGCTCCGGCCTCCCTGCTGCGGGCCGTGTGCATGCTTTTCATCCTGGCCTTCTGGCTGGCGCGGGGCCGGGCGCGCACCACCCTCGACGTGCTCTGCGCCGCCCTGCTCTGTATCTGCCTGGTCGCGCCGCTGAGCATACTGGACACGGGCCTGCAGCTCTCGGCCCTGTGCGTGGCGGTCATCGGCCTTGCCCTGCCCTGGCTGCGCCGCGTACTGCCGCCGTCCGCGCATAAAGCCGAATCCCCCCGGCGTCGGGCCATACACGGGCTCGGCCGCTGGCTTGCGCGCATTCTGCTGATTTCCCTGCTGATCCAGATAGCGTTGCTGCCGCTGAACCTCCTGCTGTTCGGCAATGCGGGCTTCTGGTTCCCGCTCAATGTGCTCTGGCTGCCCGTGGCCGGTCTTGTGGTGCTGCCCGGTGCGGCTCTGGGCCTGCTTCTGGCGGGCGCGGGCCTGGACGGGACCGCGCGGCTGGTTCTGGATCTGGCCGCCCTGCCCTGCCAGTGGCTGACAGACGGGCTGGCGGGCCTCAATGCCCTGGGCCTGCTGCACAATCCCGTCCTGCTGCGGCCGCACTGGACGGCCCTGCCCGCTTTTGCCGCCCTGCTGGCGGCTCTGGCCTGCCTGGCCGGACGGGGCAAAGCATCACCCTCAGGGAAAGAGGCGGCCCGCCGCCTGCTGCTGGCAGGTCTGGCCCTGCTCTGCGTGGGGCCATTGCTGCGCCTGGAAGGCCGCTTTTCCGGCGACACCCGGCTGGACGTGCTGGATGTGGGCCAGGGGCAGGCCCTGGCCTTGCGCGCTCCGGGCCATCTGCGCCTGCTTCTGGACGGCGGCGGCAGCGCCTCGCCCCGCTTTGACCCCGGCAAAGCCCTGGTGGGGCCGGTGCTGGCATACAACGACGCGCCCCGGTTGAGCGCCGTCGTCAGCAGCCATCCGGACCTGGACCATCTGGGCGGTCTTTTTTATCTGCTGGAAGATTTTCAGGTGGCGGCCCTGTTCCATAACGGGCGCGAGGCCGCCGGGCAGCACGGGCCCATGTGGCGGGAACTGCGGCAAAGCCTGGCGGGCCGCATTCTGGCGGAAGGAGATGTGCTGATTGTGGGCGATCCGGCTCTGGGCCTGCGTCTGGAAGTGCTGCACCCGCCGCGTGCCGCCGACGAAAAGGAGGCCACCGCCTGGACCGGCAACGAGGCATCCCTGATTCTGCGCCTGACCCGTCACGGCCAAGGGCTGGCCCTGTTCACCGGCGACGCCGAGCGTCGCAGCCTGCGCCGTCTGCTTGCCTCGGGCCGGGATCTGCGCGCCCAGGTGCTGCTGGCCCCGCACCACGGTTCGGACCGCAGTTTTCTGGCCGCCTTTTACAAGGCCGTGCAACCGGAACTGGTGCTGGCTTCCTGTGGTTTTCAGAATCGTTACAACTATCCGGGCTCGCGCCTGCGGGCCTGGCTGGCACGGCACGGCATTCCCCTGCTTCATACCGGCGAATCCGGGCAGATCCGCGTCAGCTGGCCGTGGACCGGGCCGATGCGCGTACGCGCCGTCCGCCCTGGGGGTTGA
- the mutM gene encoding bifunctional DNA-formamidopyrimidine glycosylase/DNA-(apurinic or apyrimidinic site) lyase → MPELPEVETVARTLRPQVQECLIEGAEVLRSGSLHPLSLPLATLAGRRIADVGRRGKLLLVHLAPPESGRTPEETAPDLLAVHLRMTGRLMVYAPGTPPGSHTRCVFDLRTPDGDRRRLFFDDTRAFGLVLAATPEILQAWDFWRELGPEPLEIGEREFAALLRSRGAALKAVLLDQKVIAGIGNIYADESLFQAGLDPRRKASSLSPAQSRCLLAALKDVLRRSIAQCGSSIRDYRDANGDVGAFQNSFAVYGRGGAACVRCGRPLQKIRVAGRATVCCPHCQK, encoded by the coding sequence ATGCCTGAACTGCCCGAAGTGGAAACAGTAGCCCGCACCCTGCGCCCCCAGGTACAGGAGTGCCTGATTGAGGGGGCGGAAGTTCTGCGGTCCGGCAGCCTGCATCCCTTGAGCCTGCCCTTGGCCACTTTGGCGGGCCGTCGTATCGCGGACGTGGGCCGCAGGGGCAAACTGCTGCTGGTGCATCTGGCCCCGCCGGAGAGCGGGCGCACTCCGGAAGAGACCGCCCCGGATCTGCTGGCCGTGCATTTGCGTATGACAGGCCGTCTGATGGTGTACGCGCCGGGCACGCCGCCCGGTTCCCATACCCGTTGTGTCTTTGATCTGCGCACTCCGGACGGCGACCGGCGCCGCCTCTTTTTCGACGACACGCGGGCTTTCGGCCTGGTGCTGGCCGCCACGCCGGAGATTTTGCAGGCCTGGGATTTCTGGCGGGAGCTGGGACCCGAGCCGCTGGAGATCGGCGAGCGGGAGTTCGCGGCCCTGCTGCGAAGCCGGGGCGCGGCGCTCAAGGCTGTGTTGCTGGACCAGAAGGTCATTGCGGGCATCGGCAACATCTACGCCGACGAATCCCTCTTTCAGGCGGGCCTGGACCCGCGCCGCAAGGCTTCCAGCTTGAGCCCGGCTCAGAGCCGTTGCCTGCTGGCGGCCCTCAAGGACGTGCTGCGCCGCTCCATCGCCCAGTGCGGCAGCTCCATCCGTGATTACCGCGACGCCAACGGCGACGTGGGCGCATTTCAGAACAGTTTCGCGGTCTATGGCCGGGGCGGCGCGGCCTGCGTCCGTTGCGGCCGCCCGCTGCAAAAGATCCGCGTGGCGGGCCGCGCCACCGTCTGTTGTCCGCACTGCCAGAAGTAA
- the ffh gene encoding signal recognition particle protein — MFESLSDRLSGVFRSFGGRGQLTEENMQAGLREVRLALLEADVNFKVVKDFVESVREKCLGQETLKGVSPAQQVVKIVNDELVSLLGGETTGLNLQGREPAVIMLVGLQGSGKTTSAGKIANLLRRQKMRPYLVPADVYRPAAIDQLTVLAKQLDMPCFPSTTEMKPVDIATAALVQAREEQATVLLLDTAGRLHVDEPLMEELSAIKAAVQPQEILFVADAMTGQDAVTVAEAFNERLGLTGVVLTKMDGDARGGAALSIRSVTGAPVKFVGVGEKLSEMEVFHPDRIAGRILGMGDVLTLVEKAQSTIDAEEAEALARKMQKASFDLEDFRTQMRRLKKLGSLDSILKMIPGLGGLREKLAEANGAVPEKEMARTEAIINSMTMRERRNPDILNGSRRARIAKGAGVTVAQVNQMVRQFEQMRQMMKGMMGGKGAKGGRPAMPKMPRGMPPGMMPPGMGMPGMGGFPGMGGMDGMALPGGRPGGAKSAAAKKRKKKERQKRKKK; from the coding sequence ATGTTCGAGAGCCTTTCCGACAGACTTTCCGGCGTATTCCGCTCTTTCGGCGGGCGCGGCCAGCTCACCGAGGAAAACATGCAGGCCGGTCTGCGCGAAGTGCGGCTGGCGCTCCTGGAAGCGGACGTCAACTTCAAGGTCGTCAAAGACTTTGTGGAAAGCGTGCGCGAAAAGTGCCTGGGGCAGGAAACGCTCAAAGGCGTGAGCCCGGCCCAGCAGGTGGTTAAAATCGTCAATGACGAACTGGTTTCTCTGCTGGGCGGCGAAACCACGGGGCTCAACCTGCAGGGCCGCGAACCGGCGGTGATCATGCTGGTGGGCCTTCAGGGCTCGGGCAAGACCACCTCGGCGGGCAAGATAGCCAATCTGCTGCGCAGGCAGAAAATGCGGCCCTATCTGGTCCCCGCGGACGTCTACCGCCCGGCGGCCATCGACCAGCTCACGGTGCTGGCCAAGCAGCTCGACATGCCCTGCTTTCCCTCCACCACGGAGATGAAGCCCGTGGACATCGCCACGGCGGCCCTGGTTCAGGCCCGTGAGGAGCAGGCCACTGTGCTGCTGCTGGACACGGCCGGCCGCCTCCATGTGGACGAACCCCTGATGGAAGAGCTTTCGGCCATCAAGGCGGCTGTGCAGCCGCAGGAAATCTTGTTCGTGGCCGACGCCATGACCGGCCAGGACGCCGTGACCGTGGCCGAGGCTTTCAATGAGCGCCTGGGTCTGACCGGCGTTGTGCTGACCAAGATGGACGGCGACGCGCGCGGCGGCGCGGCCCTGTCCATCCGTTCGGTGACCGGCGCGCCCGTGAAATTCGTGGGCGTGGGCGAAAAACTGTCGGAGATGGAGGTCTTCCACCCCGACCGCATCGCCGGGCGCATTCTGGGCATGGGCGACGTGCTCACCCTGGTGGAAAAGGCCCAGTCCACTATTGACGCCGAAGAGGCCGAGGCCCTGGCCCGCAAGATGCAGAAGGCCAGCTTCGACCTGGAAGATTTCCGTACCCAGATGCGCCGCCTAAAAAAATTGGGTTCGCTGGACAGCATTCTGAAAATGATTCCGGGCTTGGGCGGCCTGCGCGAAAAGCTGGCTGAGGCCAACGGCGCGGTGCCGGAAAAGGAGATGGCGCGCACCGAGGCCATCATCAATTCCATGACCATGCGGGAACGCCGCAATCCGGATATCCTCAACGGCAGTCGCCGGGCGCGCATCGCCAAGGGCGCGGGCGTGACCGTGGCCCAGGTCAATCAGATGGTGCGCCAGTTTGAGCAGATGCGCCAGATGATGAAAGGCATGATGGGCGGCAAGGGCGCTAAGGGAGGCCGTCCGGCCATGCCGAAAATGCCGCGCGGCATGCCGCCGGGCATGATGCCCCCCGGCATGGGCATGCCCGGTATGGGCGGATTTCCGGGCATGGGTGGAATGGACGGCATGGCTCTGCCGGGCGGACGGCCCGGAGGGGCGAAATCCGCCGCTGCCAAGAAGCGGAAAAAGAAAGAGCGCCAGAAGCGCAAAAAGAAATAG
- a CDS encoding KH domain-containing protein encodes MKALIEYIAKSLVDHPEEVQVSEVEGEQTSVLELKVSKEDLGKVIGKQGRTARAMRTILSAASTKSKKRTVLEILE; translated from the coding sequence ATGAAGGCTCTGATCGAATATATTGCCAAGTCTCTGGTGGATCATCCCGAAGAAGTGCAGGTCAGCGAAGTGGAAGGCGAGCAGACGTCGGTGCTGGAGCTCAAGGTTTCCAAGGAAGACTTGGGCAAGGTCATCGGCAAGCAGGGGCGCACGGCCCGCGCCATGCGCACTATTTTGAGCGCGGCATCCACCAAGTCGAAGAAACGTACGGTTCTGGAAATTCTGGAGTAG
- the rimM gene encoding ribosome maturation factor RimM (Essential for efficient processing of 16S rRNA) has product MADMLIHMGTLARPHGIKGEICIDWHADSPLLLDAPLWLQAGDEPPRLVRALSCRRHKGRPMLLLEGVTDRTAAEALRGQKILVSRGSLPPPDEDEAYLEDLLGCEVLLPDGRRLGRLDHVEYPADQEIWAIVTEQDQEILFPAQPCFIVGFDLDARTVTIDPPEGLLEIYLGSATE; this is encoded by the coding sequence ATGGCGGATATGCTGATTCATATGGGCACGCTGGCGCGGCCCCACGGTATTAAAGGGGAGATCTGCATCGACTGGCATGCGGACTCCCCCTTGCTTTTGGACGCGCCGCTCTGGCTTCAGGCCGGGGATGAGCCGCCCCGGCTCGTCCGTGCCCTGTCCTGCCGCCGGCACAAGGGCCGCCCTATGCTTCTTCTGGAAGGCGTGACGGACCGTACGGCGGCTGAAGCCCTGCGCGGACAGAAAATTCTGGTGTCGCGCGGCAGCCTGCCTCCGCCGGACGAGGATGAGGCCTATCTGGAAGATCTGCTGGGCTGCGAGGTGCTCTTGCCCGATGGCCGCCGTCTGGGACGCCTCGACCATGTGGAATATCCGGCGGACCAGGAAATCTGGGCTATCGTCACGGAACAAGACCAGGAAATTCTTTTTCCGGCCCAGCCCTGTTTTATTGTTGGTTTTGACCTGGACGCCCGCACCGTGACCATTGATCCGCCCGAAGGTTTGTTGGAAATTTACCTCGGAAGCGCCACGGAATGA
- a CDS encoding winged helix-turn-helix transcriptional regulator, whose product MGEPENVGYDITLPAANIYEVRCPILRALEVIGGKWKLPLLWHLADGAVRFNALHREVRGITHMMLSKCLKELEGDGLLRRSECGGKVRHVEYALTERGRRLLPALRELYRWGEEQLSQDGGGRTGDAGQS is encoded by the coding sequence ATGGGGGAACCCGAAAACGTCGGTTACGACATAACGTTGCCCGCAGCCAATATTTATGAAGTGCGGTGCCCTATTCTGCGCGCCCTGGAAGTCATCGGCGGCAAGTGGAAATTGCCGTTGCTCTGGCATCTGGCCGATGGGGCCGTGCGTTTCAATGCCCTGCATCGCGAGGTGAGAGGCATCACCCATATGATGTTGAGCAAATGTCTCAAGGAACTGGAGGGGGACGGCCTGCTGCGCCGGAGCGAGTGCGGCGGTAAAGTCCGACATGTGGAGTATGCCTTGACCGAGCGGGGCAGGCGATTGCTTCCGGCCCTGCGGGAGTTGTACCGCTGGGGAGAAGAGCAATTGTCACAGGACGGCGGCGGGCGGACGGGAGATGCCGGGCAATCCTAA
- a CDS encoding TIGR04076 family protein has product MNKVKITVLKTTFDAELAAQYGAEGLDACPMHREGQVFYADYAKPEGFCDEAWKAVYQYAFALAHGAGKGVFYYGDWIKTPGVAICSCNDGLRPVIFKLEATDEVSTIEYTPVR; this is encoded by the coding sequence ATGAACAAGGTAAAAATCACGGTTCTGAAAACCACCTTTGACGCGGAGCTTGCCGCCCAATACGGGGCGGAAGGCCTGGACGCCTGTCCCATGCACAGGGAAGGACAGGTCTTTTACGCCGACTACGCCAAGCCGGAAGGCTTCTGCGACGAAGCCTGGAAAGCCGTCTATCAGTATGCCTTCGCTTTGGCCCACGGCGCGGGCAAGGGCGTCTTTTATTACGGCGACTGGATCAAAACGCCGGGCGTGGCCATCTGTAGCTGCAACGACGGCCTGCGCCCCGTCATCTTCAAGCTGGAAGCCACGGACGAGGTTTCGACCATTGAGTACACGCCGGTGCGGTAA
- the ptsP gene encoding phosphoenolpyruvate--protein phosphotransferase, with product MARAVLFGTPVSPGIAIGSIRFMHDTRPSDKRRIGPDEIATEQEALRSAAASVRAALETTMRGVPEELAEYRDVIAAQMELARDPKLLDAALARIEHKQICASWALDHTVEELCTLFRGMDDPYLRDRAQDIRAVGLRLRECLAGAKPRRGGNGPSLLAAEDLSPADVMELDLNGVLGILTAEGGPTSHTAILSRGLHIPALVGVTGLLDTAHEDDRIIVDGLGGCVLFGPDEGDLALYTARRDEYTAWESHTRLTAHWPAEMCDGVRVDVQANLESPEELDSLAECGADGVGLYRTEFAYLRGDLPTEEELFKEYAAVTAKAAPSRVVFRTLDAGADKMLRSQAALKEPNPALGLRGIRFCLRHQGIFRTQLRALLRAGVTGNVALLLPMISGLAEVQGVRRILQELRQELQAQNLAHAPDLPLGIMVETPAAVLVCDALARECDFFSIGTNDLIHYLMAIDRNNRHVSYLHEPLHPAVVRSLKRVIDAAHREGIGVSVCGELASDPCGLALLLGMGVDAVSAAPRFVPGMKHMIRQLNAETCVELAHSVLMSTDVMASKRMVREKLHQSLGPELAFHTTSLSSHSQP from the coding sequence ATGGCCCGCGCGGTTTTATTCGGCACCCCGGTTTCCCCGGGCATAGCCATCGGCTCCATCCGCTTCATGCATGACACGCGCCCGAGCGACAAGCGCCGCATCGGCCCGGACGAAATCGCAACAGAGCAGGAAGCCCTGCGCAGTGCCGCGGCCAGCGTGCGCGCCGCTCTGGAAACGACCATGCGCGGCGTGCCCGAGGAGCTGGCCGAATACCGGGACGTCATCGCGGCCCAGATGGAACTGGCCCGCGACCCCAAGCTGCTGGACGCCGCTCTGGCGCGCATCGAGCACAAGCAGATCTGCGCCTCCTGGGCGCTGGACCATACGGTGGAAGAGCTCTGCACCCTGTTCCGGGGCATGGACGATCCCTATCTGCGCGACCGCGCCCAGGACATCCGGGCCGTGGGTCTGCGCCTGCGCGAATGTCTGGCGGGCGCGAAGCCCCGGCGCGGCGGCAACGGCCCCAGCCTGCTGGCCGCAGAGGATCTCTCGCCCGCCGACGTCATGGAACTTGATCTGAACGGCGTGCTGGGCATTCTGACCGCCGAGGGGGGGCCCACCTCGCACACGGCCATCCTGTCGCGCGGCCTGCACATTCCGGCCCTGGTCGGCGTGACCGGCCTGCTGGACACGGCGCATGAGGACGACAGGATTATTGTGGACGGCCTGGGCGGCTGCGTGCTCTTTGGTCCCGACGAGGGGGATCTGGCCCTCTACACGGCCCGCCGTGACGAATACACGGCCTGGGAAAGCCATACCCGGCTCACGGCCCACTGGCCCGCCGAGATGTGCGACGGCGTGCGCGTGGATGTGCAGGCCAACCTGGAAAGTCCGGAAGAGTTGGATTCCCTGGCCGAGTGCGGAGCCGACGGCGTGGGCCTGTACCGCACGGAATTCGCCTATCTCAGGGGCGATCTGCCCACGGAAGAGGAATTGTTCAAAGAATACGCCGCCGTGACGGCCAAAGCCGCGCCGAGCCGGGTGGTCTTCCGCACGCTGGACGCGGGCGCGGACAAGATGTTGCGTTCCCAGGCGGCCCTCAAGGAACCCAATCCGGCTCTGGGCCTGCGGGGCATCCGCTTCTGCCTGCGGCATCAGGGCATTTTCCGCACCCAGTTGCGGGCCCTGCTGCGGGCCGGGGTGACAGGCAACGTGGCTTTGCTGCTGCCCATGATTTCCGGCCTGGCCGAAGTGCAGGGCGTGCGCCGCATTTTGCAGGAACTGCGCCAGGAATTGCAGGCCCAGAACCTGGCCCACGCGCCGGACCTGCCTCTGGGCATCATGGTGGAAACCCCGGCGGCGGTGCTGGTCTGCGACGCCCTGGCCCGGGAATGCGATTTTTTCAGCATCGGCACCAACGATCTGATCCACTACCTGATGGCCATTGACCGCAACAACCGCCATGTGAGCTATCTGCACGAGCCCCTGCACCCGGCGGTAGTGCGCTCGCTCAAGCGGGTCATAGACGCGGCCCACCGCGAGGGCATCGGCGTTTCGGTCTGCGGTGAACTGGCCTCGGACCCCTGCGGCCTGGCCCTGTTGCTGGGCATGGGCGTGGATGCGGTGTCCGCAGCGCCGCGTTTTGTGCCGGGTATGAAACATATGATCCGCCAGCTCAATGCCGAAACCTGCGTGGAGCTGGCCCACAGCGTTCTGATGAGCACCGACGTCATGGCCTCCAAGCGTATGGTGCGTGAAAAGCTCCACCAGTCTCTGGGACCGGAGCTGGCCTTCCACACCACAAGCCTTTCGAGCCACAGTCAGCCATGA
- the rpsP gene encoding 30S ribosomal protein S16, with the protein MAVKLKLTRLGSKKHPFYRVVAANDETRRDGRPLQLLGYYNPMTNPAEVKLDADKIKEWLARGAEPTDTVRALIKAHLS; encoded by the coding sequence ATGGCTGTGAAGTTGAAATTGACCCGTCTCGGCAGCAAAAAGCACCCCTTCTACCGGGTGGTGGCCGCCAATGACGAGACCCGTCGTGACGGGCGTCCGCTGCAATTGCTGGGTTACTACAACCCGATGACCAATCCGGCGGAAGTGAAACTTGACGCGGATAAAATTAAGGAATGGCTCGCGCGCGGCGCCGAACCCACGGACACCGTGCGGGCGCTGATCAAAGCGCATCTGTCCTAA
- a CDS encoding flavodoxin family protein: MRIYAVNGSPRKKWNTATILQSALDGAASAAAENVRTEMIHLYDYSYTGCVSCFQCKRKGGKHYGRCAVRDGLTPVLEKCREADGIIFGSPVYFHNITGMMRSFLERLLFPCIAYDRDYSSLALKKPATACIYTMNVTREVMLEQHYPEKLGSTEFFIERSFSRPAVLYINDTYQFSDYSKYMVECFSEQEKALQRETQFPLDCQKAFELGRDLARG, translated from the coding sequence ATGCGCATCTACGCCGTCAACGGCAGCCCCAGAAAAAAATGGAATACCGCCACCATACTGCAAAGCGCCCTGGACGGCGCGGCTTCGGCGGCCGCAGAAAACGTCCGGACGGAAATGATCCACCTTTACGACTATAGTTATACGGGTTGCGTGAGTTGTTTTCAATGCAAACGCAAGGGAGGGAAGCACTATGGCCGTTGCGCCGTGCGCGACGGCCTGACGCCGGTGCTGGAAAAATGCCGTGAGGCGGACGGGATCATTTTCGGTTCCCCCGTCTATTTTCACAATATAACCGGCATGATGCGCTCTTTTCTGGAACGCCTGCTGTTTCCCTGCATTGCCTATGACCGCGACTATTCCTCACTGGCTCTCAAAAAACCGGCCACGGCCTGCATCTACACCATGAATGTGACGCGCGAGGTTATGCTGGAGCAGCACTACCCGGAAAAGCTGGGGAGCACGGAATTCTTTATTGAACGAAGTTTCTCCAGGCCCGCCGTGCTCTACATCAACGACACCTATCAGTTCAGCGACTACAGCAAGTATATGGTGGAATGCTTTTCCGAACAGGAAAAGGCGCTCCAAAGGGAAACACAGTTCCCTCTGGACTGCCAAAAGGCTTTTGAGCTGGGCCGTGATCTGGCGCGGGGCTGA
- the smpB gene encoding SsrA-binding protein SmpB: MSQKTPPSTIAVNKKARHLYELSEFLEAGIALTGPEVKSIRAGKVNFIDSYVEFKRGEAWLLSLHVAPYANAGYAPQEPDRPRRLLLHAREIAKLAGLVAQKGLTVVPVRVYLKRGKVKLEIALGRGKKLHDHRDTLKRRAEERDLARELA, from the coding sequence ATGAGCCAGAAAACACCGCCTTCCACCATTGCCGTCAACAAAAAGGCCCGTCATCTCTACGAACTTTCCGAGTTTCTGGAGGCCGGCATCGCTCTGACCGGCCCGGAAGTCAAAAGCATCCGCGCCGGTAAGGTAAACTTCATCGACAGCTATGTTGAATTCAAACGCGGCGAAGCATGGCTGCTCTCTTTGCATGTGGCCCCCTACGCCAACGCCGGCTACGCCCCGCAGGAGCCGGACCGGCCGCGCCGCCTGCTGCTGCACGCCCGTGAGATCGCCAAGCTGGCGGGCCTGGTGGCCCAGAAGGGCCTGACCGTGGTGCCGGTGCGCGTCTATCTCAAACGCGGCAAGGTCAAGCTGGAAATCGCCCTGGGCCGGGGCAAGAAGTTGCACGACCATCGTGATACGCTCAAACGGCGTGCGGAGGAACGGGATCTGGCCCGCGAACTGGCCTAG